The uncultured Desulfobacter sp. genomic interval AAAGATCTTTAAATACCCCACAATGGCAAGCAACCGCCTATTTTTTCAACACAGGGGATTGGTATTCTATCCAAACCCCTGTATTCTGTCGACGGTCACTGCCACTTCTGCAATCTGGACAAAACCGTTTTTCAATTCCTGTATAATTTAATGGATTGAGGCGGCGACGATCTATGCCGGAACGTCTTTCTATCTGGTCGCGACGCTCTGTTTCTTTTTTTATCATGGTACCCTCTCCTTTGACTTTACGGATTTTTGTGAGGATAGGGAAATTATAATAGTTCGAATTAATCCTGTCAAACAAATAGACTTTGTTGGAATAAAGTCTGTTTAGACACCGTTAAAACAAATAAATGATTTGCTCATTTGGTACCTGCATTGTAAGTTGAAGGCAGTATTCAATCAAATACATATAGTATCGATATTATCCGTGCCTAAAATTATACAAGAAAAAACGTAACTACTCACCCCCATAAAAAAATGTCAAAAAACTAAAAAAAAGCTTGACAGGTTTTTGGGAGGTATTTTTTTGAAAAATCAAATTACATCAAAATATCCTCGTGCTACATAATAATGTGGCATGCATTTGACAATCACAAAAATTTAATGAAATTTTATCCGATTCGTTGAGAAAATGGATTGTAGGGCAACTCAGGAGGTCAAAAAAAGCTGTGTTATAATACAAGCATGGCAACGATGAACAAAACCAGTGTTCGAGAAGAAGTCGATCGTGTGAAGCAAGAGTTTGAGCAACTGAGCTTGGCAGGCAAGGTAACTCCTGAGGTAAAGGTGTTAATGAATAGCATGCTTCTCGTTGTGGAATTGATCCTGTCTGTTTTTCTCGAAAAGCAAACTCGCAAAAACAGCAAAAATTCAAGTTTGCCTTCTTCTCAAACGGACAGAGATGAAACTGCCAAACCGACTTCTACCGGCAAGGGAAAGGGCAAAAAAGTCAGTGGTGAAATCAGTAACACCCGTGTTAACGAAACTGTCACCATTGCCAAAGCTGAAACCTGTGATGTCTGCGGCACACCTTTGGATCAAACTCCTTGCCAGGGGCTCGAACGGCGGACAAAGATAGACATCGTTTTTGAAAAAGTTGTAGAGCACATTGATGCCGAGATAAAGGAATGTCCCAACTGCAAGGCGACGGCAAAAGGGCATTTTCCCGAAGACATGCCCGGAAGTTTACAGTACGGCAATGGACTCAAAGCTTTTGCCATTCATTTGATAATCAGTCAAATGGTTGCTCTCAATCGGGTTCAGAAACAGATATCTGCCATGATCGGCACTGTTATCTCCGAGGCAACTTTGCTCAAGTTTGTATGGAGGCTTTATCAATCTCTTGAGGAATGGGAGACAAAATCCATTGAAAGTATCCTTCATGCCCCTTCCATTCATGTGGATGAGACATCATTCCGGGTGGAAGGTAAAAATCATTGGATTCATGTATATTCTTCAGGAGGAATCACGCTAAAATTACTTCATCGAAAGCGGGGCAAGGAGGCGATTGTTGATTTGAATATCATTCCCCGCTATGGTGGGGTGATCATCCATGATTGCTGGGCATCATATTTATCATATGATCATTGTGGACATGGACTTTGTGGTTCGCACTTATTACGGGAACTGACCTTTATTGTTGATTCCAATCAATACAAGTGGGCCATTAATATGAAAAAGTTATTGCAGGAGACTTGTCATATTGTGTCCAAGCGAGAGGATAAATGCCTTACCGATAAAGAATATGCAAATTTGCAGAAACGCTACCGCAACATTCTTACACGTGGGGATAAAGAATTACCGGAGATTCCGCCAAAGCCAAAAGGTAAGCGTGGAAAGATAGCCAAATCAGATGCTCATAATCTTTGGGAAAGGCTGAAAAAATATGAAACAGCGGTATTGTTGTTTGCCAGAGAATCGTATGTCCCCTTTACCAACAATCGGGCGGAGCGTGATCTCCGCATGGCAAAGGTGAAACAGAAAATATCAGGATGTTTTAGGCGCCGGCATTATGCTCATGCCTATTGTCGAATTTCAAGCTATCTGCAAACAATGGCAAGCCAGGGTATCAACCCGCTTGTGGCTATTCAGATGGCTTTGACAGGTAAACTTACAGATATGGGTGAGTAGTTACGAAAAAACATATAAAGTCTTCGTATCAATACTGTTTGGTATGATCGGTTTTTTTTACTGGTTTTTGGACAGTATTTTGCGACGGTTTATGGCATCATGAAACAAAATCAAGGATTCATCAATGGCTGATAACTGATGTGATCATGCCAAAGATGAACGGACTTGATTTGTACCGGGAGATAACGTCCATATACCCGAAGATAAAATCTCTTTTTATGTCGGGGTATCCGGCCGATGTTATTGCGCATCACGGCATCTTGCACCAAGGCCTTTATTTCATAAACAAACCGTTTACGATTAAAGATCTTTCCGTTAAGATTCGCAATATTTTGGACTCGTAGATAATTTATACCAAAGCCTGAAAGATCTGAGCAACTTATCCAGTCTTTCAGGCAATATAAAAAAGGTGCGCCAATGCAGCACATACTGCATTGGCGCACCTTTTCGATTTTATCTGTCTTTATCTTATAATACGTGTGCGTATTATAAAAATAGATAGCAGGCAATAAGGCCTGTTATTGACATGGTGATGGTGTATGGCAATGCAAGCCAAACCATCCGGCCATAGGACAGTCTGATGACTGGTGCCAGGGCTGAGGTCAGTAAGAAAAGAAATGCGGCCTGACCATTAGGTGTCGCTACACTTGGAATGTTGGTTCCGGTATTAATTGCAACGGCCAGGTGGTCAAAATGTTTGATAATATCACTTGCTTTGGCAGCCGCTTCTGCAGGCAATGAAGCCAATACATCAGCACGAACAAGGTGGGGGTCGGTCAGTTTGGCCATCAGTTCCTGTCCGGTCATGCCGATATGGGGTATCTGACCCAGCATATTGACAAAATGCATCTTTGTTTCCGTAATATATACGGTGGCTACAAATACGTTGTCAGAGATCGCGGATAATAAACCGTTTGCAATGTAGTATGCTCCAAGCTGCAGATGACCGTGAAGACTAAGTACGTAATGCATAATAGGGTGGAAAAGGTGTTGTTCGTGAATTACCGCAACAATGGAGAAAAAGACAACTAACAGCGCCGTAAACGGCAGGGCTTCAGTAAACGCGTGTCCAAATTGGTGTTCGTCGGTAATCCCGTTGAAGGAGGTCAGCAAGATGATAACGGAGAGTCCGATCAGACCTACCGCGGCAAGATGGAAGGCAAGTGCAAGAATCAGCCAGATACCGCCTATGGCCTGAATAACAAGTCTGGCCTTGAGTTTGGTTCCTCCTTGTTCTTCCATCTTAACTGCGGTTTCCAGCAGATGGGAACGAATGTTGCCGGGCATTTCAATGCCATAGCCGAACCAATGCATTTTCTCCAGTCCATAACAGGTTCCAAGCCCGACAAAGAGGACGGGGATGGAGACCGGTGCAACTTCCAGAAAAAACTCAACAAAGTGCCAGCCCATCTGACTGCCGATCAGCAGGTTCTGGGGTTCACCAACCAGGGTACAGACACCACCCAGAGCCGTACCCACGGCACCGTGCATCATGAGGTTACGCAAGAACCCACGAAATTGAACCAGGTCGTCTCGTTTTGCTTCCTGGCATGATTTATCGTCGGTGAGATCATGTTCGCAGGAGCTATCTTTTCCTGAGGCATAACGGTGGTACACATTGTAGAAACCATAGGCAACCGCTATAATTACCGCTGTAACGGTTAACGCATCAAGAAACGCAGACAGAAATGCGCCGGCAAAACAAAAGAGCAAAGAAATTATAATTTTAGACTTTACCTGCACAAGTATACGGGTGAAAGTGAACTGTAAAAACTCCTTCATGAAATAGATGCCTGCAACCATGAACATCAGAAGAAGGATGACCTCAAAATTGGCCAGTGCTTCGTGGTAAACGGTTTCGGGTTTGGCCATCCCCATGATGATGGCTTCAATGGCCAGAAGGCCGCCCGAAGGCAAAGGGTAGCATTTCAGTGCCATGGCCAGGGTAAAGATAAATTCTCCAATGAGCACCCAGCCCGTAATAAAAGAGCCGGAAGTTACAAGGAGAATAGGGTTGATAATCAGGAACACTATAATGGCAAGCTTATACCAAATAGGCGCATTCCCTAAAAAATTTTTTACTAAAGCGTTGAACATGGTCGGATCCTCACAATTAATATTAGAAACAACGGGTTATAAATTATACATTTATTACAAATTATGTTTACTAACACCCTATTTGTAAAAATTCAACATAATATTCAACGCTGTCCTGTTAATCTATGTTTCCACCACCACATCGTATGTTTTTGAAGATCCTGCTTTATCGACGGTCATTGCAATTCGATTTATATTGCGTTTTTAAAATGTTAGGCTGGCTTTTTTTTCAGTAAACGCCGGCGATATTCCTCTCTTGTCAAATCACAACAAACCGGATAGATTATACCTTAATATATGAGGCATGTAGTTGTTTTTACGATATATTCACAATATAATATCAAATATTGGGGACTTAAGTTGAAAAAAATAGTGATGGAATTTATGAAAGTACGATTTGTAATCATTCTTTTATTTTTTATATTATTTTCTACCGCTGTTGCATACGCCGCAGGGGGCGGTTCGGGCGCTCCTGATTTTCCCCCAAGTTTTGCCGACTACCATGATGCTGAAATCAAAGGGGTCATATCCATCCTTAAGCACCGCATCAACCATACCCCGTTTAACCTGGTAGCCTCTTTAATTTTTTTGGCTGCAATTCTTCATACTTTTTTCAGTAGTAAATTCCTGTACTATGCACACAAGTGGAAAGCTGAACACCAAAAAAACATTGAAGCGGGAAAGGCTTCTGAACATTGCACTATAATCCGTGCTGAAATCTTTCACTTTCTGGGTGAGGTTGAAGTTATCTTTGGCCTTTGGGCTGTATTGCTGACAGGTGTAATCGTTCTCTTTTATGACTGGCCAACTTTTGTCAGCTATATAAGTGGTGTAAATTATACTGAGCCGATGTTTGTTGTTGTTATCATGACCCTTGCCTCCTCCCGCCCTATCCTAAATCTTTCAGAAAAAATAATGAGCCGTGTTGCAAGTATTTTTAAAGGTACATTGTCAGCCTGGTGGCTGACAATTATGACCCTTGGGCCGATTTTAGGCTCATTTATCACTGAACCGGCAGCCATGACAATTTCGGCCATGCTGCTTGCCCGTAAGTTTTATGAACTAAAACCGGGTAGAACGCTTAAATACGCCACGATATCCTTGCTTTTTGTTAATATTTCGGTTGGTGGAACCCTTACCCATTTTGCTGCCCCTCCGGTTCTTATGGTGGCAGCACCCTGGGACTGGAATCTGCCTTTCATGTTCACCACCTTTGGCTGGAAAGCGGTAATTGGTATTATTATGTCCAATGCATTGGTCTTTTTTGTATTTAAAAATGAATTATCTAAACTGGAAAGAAAATTCAAACTTTCCCAGCTCAAAGGTAAGATTAAGGAAAAATATATCCACAGCCGTGCGCTCAAAAAAGATTTGGAAGAAGCGCAACAGCGGATTGGCAATGAATTGCAGATAGAAATCCAAAGAATCAAAGATGCTGCCAGAGACTCAACAATGACTGTCTGTGAAATGGATGAAACCGACTGCGCTTTGCTGGACGAAACGTTTGAGCAGGAGTTTGAAGATCTTAAAATCCAACAAATGAGTGTATCAGTCCCAGGACTGCTTCCTATAGATAAAAGGCCAAAGCTCAGCGATCCGAATTGGGATAATCGTTCCGGGGATGTTCCCGGGTGGATCATCGCCGTTCATGTCGCTTTCATGGTCTGGACCATTGCCAATGCGCATTACCCGGCTATTTTTGTTTCCGGATTGCTTTTTTTTATCGGCTTCAGCCATGTGACCTGGCCGTTTCAGAACAATATTAGACTCAAGTCCCCAATGCTGGTCGGCTTTTTTCTGGGGGGGCTTGTGATCCACGGCGGCCTTCAGGGATGGTGGATTGCACCGGTGCTTGGCGGTTTAGGAGAAATTCCTCTTATGTTAAGCGCCATAGTACTTACAGCCTTCAACGACAATGCCGCCATTACTTACCTGAGCACGCTGGTTCCCGGCTTCACCGACAACTTGAAATATGCGGTGGTGGCCGGAGCTGTTACCGGCGGTGGGCTTACTGTAATTGCAAATGCACCGAACCCGGCCGGACAGACCCTTTTGAAAAATTACTTTACTAACGGTATTTCTCCTTTACGACTGCTCACCTATTCACTGCTGCCTACGATAATTATGGCGCTTTGTTTCCTTCTCCTATAAAAACCGATGGTGTATTAAAAATTAAAGATGTTTGAATAACCGGCCAATTTAATATATTTTTCTTGACTATTAATACATTTTAGTCCATTTAAGCTGCGCCGATAATTTTAACGTTCTTTAAAGACGCTTTTCCTCCTTATGCATTTATTTGCGTCAAAGGGGAATTGTCTGGTGCAAGATCAACCTTTTTCCCTGGAGTACTGCCATGTTCATACAACTTGAAGATTACCTCCCACTGGAAACGTTTAAAAAAATTAAGTCATTTTCCGAAGACAAGGAGACGCCTTTTCTCGTCATTGATACGGACACGGTGGTTAAAAATCTTGATGATCTGACAACCTGCTTTCCCTATGCGAGCATTTATTATGCAGTTAAAGCCAACCCTGGTGTAGAGGTCCTGACCATTATGCGAGACAAGGGCGTCAATTTTGATATTGCATCTGTCTATGAACTGGACCGAGTTCTGTCGCTGGGCATCAGTCCTGACAGGATCAGTTACGGCAACACCATCAAAAAAAGCCGGGATGTCAGGTATTTCTATGATAAAGGGGTCAGGTTGTATGCCACGGATTCTGAAGCCGATATCCGCAATATCGCCAAGGCGGCACCCGGCTCCAAAATCTATGTCCGTATCTTATCCGAAGGAACCCTTACGGCAGACTGGCCGCTATCCAGAAAATTCGGCTGTCAGCCCGATATGGCCATGGATTTGATTATTCTGGCAAAAAACCTTGGCCTGATCCCCTATGGTATCTCCTTTCATGTGGGTTCCCAACAGCGGGATATCGGTGCCTGGGATGGGGTGCTGGGCAAAGTAAAAGTCATCTTTGAAAGGCTGCTGGAAGAGGATAATATCAAGCTTGAGATGATTAATTTAGGTGGTGGGTTTCCAGCCAATTATTTGGCAAAGGCCAACACACTGGATGTCTATGCCCAGGAGATCACCCGGTTTCTCAAGGAAGGATTTGGTGAAGAGTTGCCCACTATTTTCCTTGAGCCCGGCCGGTCCATTATGGGGAATGCAGGTGTGCTGGTCAGCGAAGTGGTTTTGATCTCAAGAAAATCCAGAACCGCTTTGAATCGGTGGGTCTATACGGATGTCGGAAAATTTTCCGGGCTGATTGAAACCCTGGATGAAGCCATTAAATACCCGGTTTATTCAGACCGCAACGGAGAACTTGAAGACGTCATTATTGCCGGCCCAACCTGTGACAGTGCAGATATTATGTATGAAGACTTCAAGTATAAGCTGCCCTTGAATTTGTCGATCAGTGATCGGCTCTATTGGCTTTCCACGGGTGCGTATACCAGCAGTTACAGTGCTATTGAATTCAACGGATTTCCTCCATTAAAGACATATTTCATTTAGATAACAAGCAGGTTGTATTTATCAATAATATGCTTTTATAATATATAGCCTGTAATGAAATGAAAGGTTTTTTCAAAACATAAAAAAGGAATAAAGCCCTTTTGGGAGGGCGAAGAGAACAATAATGATAGAATTTGAGTTCACTTCCAGGAAAATACTATGTTAAAAAAATCACTTATCGCGATTGTCCTATTGATGATTTCGGGATGTCAGCCCCAGGAACGGGAATGGAATCCCATTTTCGAAGACACCCATTTTAACTATTTTAACGCCAGAATAGAAAAGTCTTTGGCCCTTGTTGATGAGCTGGTTGGAAATCCAGAAGAGTCCTCGCAGGAAAATCTTGAGTTAATACGGCAGCAATTGCTTAAACTCAAAGACTACTACGTTCCTATCACCACCGTAAGGCAGGATGTGTATGATGCTGAAAGATATTTGAAAATAAAGGATACCGAGAAAGCAAAAGAACTGCTCATGCATGGTAGGTCGACTGTTGCGTCCCTGCTATCCGGAACGGACAACCCTGTCTTTGACAAGGTGGTCGTGGACTTAACCTCCGCGATTGATGAAACTCTGGCCAGCCTTAACCATAATGATGTGGATACGACCTACACCAGACTGGAAACCCTGGGAGCCCAGGTCAACCAGATGCTCTACAAGGGTGAGTTGGTGCTTTCCGGTATTGAGTTTGAAAAGTAAAACCGCCACGATTATAAATTTCAAGTTTTGTAAGTGCCGCCATCCGGACCCGGTATATTCCACATGCGCTTAGGATTAAAAAAGGCCGCAATACCTTTTGACGGGTATTGCGGCCTATGCGCGTGTTTGCTTTTGTTAGGACGCTGTTGTTAATTCAAGCTGTTTATTTTATTCTTCAGCAGGCATCAACGTGGCCGGATCCAGCAGAAATTTC includes:
- a CDS encoding IS66 family transposase, producing the protein MNKTSVREEVDRVKQEFEQLSLAGKVTPEVKVLMNSMLLVVELILSVFLEKQTRKNSKNSSLPSSQTDRDETAKPTSTGKGKGKKVSGEISNTRVNETVTIAKAETCDVCGTPLDQTPCQGLERRTKIDIVFEKVVEHIDAEIKECPNCKATAKGHFPEDMPGSLQYGNGLKAFAIHLIISQMVALNRVQKQISAMIGTVISEATLLKFVWRLYQSLEEWETKSIESILHAPSIHVDETSFRVEGKNHWIHVYSSGGITLKLLHRKRGKEAIVDLNIIPRYGGVIIHDCWASYLSYDHCGHGLCGSHLLRELTFIVDSNQYKWAINMKKLLQETCHIVSKREDKCLTDKEYANLQKRYRNILTRGDKELPEIPPKPKGKRGKIAKSDAHNLWERLKKYETAVLLFARESYVPFTNNRAERDLRMAKVKQKISGCFRRRHYAHAYCRISSYLQTMASQGINPLVAIQMALTGKLTDMGE
- a CDS encoding response regulator codes for the protein MTDVIMPKMNGLDLYREITSIYPKIKSLFMSGYPADVIAHHGILHQGLYFINKPFTIKDLSVKIRNILDS
- the nhaB gene encoding sodium/proton antiporter NhaB, with the translated sequence MFNALVKNFLGNAPIWYKLAIIVFLIINPILLVTSGSFITGWVLIGEFIFTLAMALKCYPLPSGGLLAIEAIIMGMAKPETVYHEALANFEVILLLMFMVAGIYFMKEFLQFTFTRILVQVKSKIIISLLFCFAGAFLSAFLDALTVTAVIIAVAYGFYNVYHRYASGKDSSCEHDLTDDKSCQEAKRDDLVQFRGFLRNLMMHGAVGTALGGVCTLVGEPQNLLIGSQMGWHFVEFFLEVAPVSIPVLFVGLGTCYGLEKMHWFGYGIEMPGNIRSHLLETAVKMEEQGGTKLKARLVIQAIGGIWLILALAFHLAAVGLIGLSVIILLTSFNGITDEHQFGHAFTEALPFTALLVVFFSIVAVIHEQHLFHPIMHYVLSLHGHLQLGAYYIANGLLSAISDNVFVATVYITETKMHFVNMLGQIPHIGMTGQELMAKLTDPHLVRADVLASLPAEAAAKASDIIKHFDHLAVAINTGTNIPSVATPNGQAAFLFLLTSALAPVIRLSYGRMVWLALPYTITMSITGLIACYLFL
- a CDS encoding putative Na+/H+ antiporter, translated to MKVRFVIILLFFILFSTAVAYAAGGGSGAPDFPPSFADYHDAEIKGVISILKHRINHTPFNLVASLIFLAAILHTFFSSKFLYYAHKWKAEHQKNIEAGKASEHCTIIRAEIFHFLGEVEVIFGLWAVLLTGVIVLFYDWPTFVSYISGVNYTEPMFVVVIMTLASSRPILNLSEKIMSRVASIFKGTLSAWWLTIMTLGPILGSFITEPAAMTISAMLLARKFYELKPGRTLKYATISLLFVNISVGGTLTHFAAPPVLMVAAPWDWNLPFMFTTFGWKAVIGIIMSNALVFFVFKNELSKLERKFKLSQLKGKIKEKYIHSRALKKDLEEAQQRIGNELQIEIQRIKDAARDSTMTVCEMDETDCALLDETFEQEFEDLKIQQMSVSVPGLLPIDKRPKLSDPNWDNRSGDVPGWIIAVHVAFMVWTIANAHYPAIFVSGLLFFIGFSHVTWPFQNNIRLKSPMLVGFFLGGLVIHGGLQGWWIAPVLGGLGEIPLMLSAIVLTAFNDNAAITYLSTLVPGFTDNLKYAVVAGAVTGGGLTVIANAPNPAGQTLLKNYFTNGISPLRLLTYSLLPTIIMALCFLLL
- a CDS encoding type III PLP-dependent enzyme, whose amino-acid sequence is MFIQLEDYLPLETFKKIKSFSEDKETPFLVIDTDTVVKNLDDLTTCFPYASIYYAVKANPGVEVLTIMRDKGVNFDIASVYELDRVLSLGISPDRISYGNTIKKSRDVRYFYDKGVRLYATDSEADIRNIAKAAPGSKIYVRILSEGTLTADWPLSRKFGCQPDMAMDLIILAKNLGLIPYGISFHVGSQQRDIGAWDGVLGKVKVIFERLLEEDNIKLEMINLGGGFPANYLAKANTLDVYAQEITRFLKEGFGEELPTIFLEPGRSIMGNAGVLVSEVVLISRKSRTALNRWVYTDVGKFSGLIETLDEAIKYPVYSDRNGELEDVIIAGPTCDSADIMYEDFKYKLPLNLSISDRLYWLSTGAYTSSYSAIEFNGFPPLKTYFI